The DNA sequence TTTAATTATTCGACGAAACTATCGATTATATTTTTATTAAACAAGAAAAAATGTGAAAAATGTGCTCGAACACACAAAATTCGTGTTCTCGAGCACATGAAAATGCAATAAATGCTTTTTTTGGCATAAAAAGATGACAATTTTTCAAAATATAATGCAAAAGACAGAGTTCTTTTATTTAACAGGAATCTTAAGCTGAATATTTTGTTTTTAGTGAATAACCGTTATTTGATTTTATTAAATAAGAATATATTAATTTTTTGATATTTATATTGCCAATAAATTGATTATTCGTTCGCAAAGTGAGGTTCCGTATTTTTGTTATTTTTTGATTTTAAAGCTAAAAATAACGTGAAAAACAGCTTTAATTTTAACGAAAGTTTGCCTTATATTAGTGTTTTAAAAACGAAATAAAACAGTCTTTTTTTTGAGGCTGAAATTTCGAAAAAACAGAAGCCAATTTGGGTTAATGAACCGTTGAAAATCTAAAAAAATATGAGCACAATTTTAAAAGAATATCAAGTAAAATTTACCAATCAAAACGTAAAAATAAATGCTTCAGATTTGGATTTTCAGTGCTGGGAAAAAGCCAATTGTCTAACCGATTTTTGTTCGCCTTGGAATACAGATCCCTTTTCAAAAATCGAATTTCGAGCGCTGTGGGATTTCGATAATCTGTATTTTAATTTTAAGGTTTTTGATGGTGATATTCATATCGATCAAAAAGATGATAGTATCGATAGTATTGGAAATTCGGATAGGGTAGAGCTATTTTTCAGGAAAAATGAAGCGATGAGCCCGTATTATTGTTTGGAGATGGATACAGCGGCCAGAATAATGGATTTTGAGGCCTTTCCCAATCACAATTTTGATTTTAAGTGGAATTGGCCTAGAACCGATTTAAAGCTCGAAGCATCAAAAGAGGATGGTTTTTTTACCGTGCAGGGCAAGATCAGTATGGCGTCTTTAAAAGCTTTAGATTTAATTCATAATAATACAATTGAGACCGGTGTTTTTAGAGCTAAATTTTCTGAAAAAGCGGATTCACAATATGAAGCCACCTGGATTTCGTGGGTGAATCCTAATACTGAAACGCCTAATTTTCATATTGCTTCTTCTTTTGGGAGGTTTGTTTTGATCGAGTAAGGGGTGGATTGTTTTAAGTTTCAGGTTTCAGGTTTCAAGTTTCAAATTTCAGGTTTCAGGTTTAACCGAAAGTGTGCTGGGGCTTACGCAAGGTTCGCGAGTTTTTTTCGCGAAAGGGAGAACAAATCTTTGTGTTTTCTTGCGGTTAAAGGCATTTGCTAAAGAGTATCGTTTTGATACTACTCTCTTTTCTGTACGATTGTCACCCTGAGCGAAGTCGAAGGCTGGATAGGTAAAGGGGGCTTCGGCTTCGCTCAGCCTGACAGATGGGAAATTTGCTCAGCCTGACACATGGGAAATAAACTTTATAAAAAAAGAGATTATCTCACGGATTGCGAGATAATCTCTTCAAAAACAAACAATACTAAATAAGATCGCTTACTTAGGTTTTAATTTCTTTGTTGTCGTTTTTTAGTATTTCTGACTGTTAAACCTTTTGATTAGCGGAGTTACATGGTTTTTGGTATCCTCATCTAAAGAATTCAACGCTTTATCCGCCTCATCAGCTGAGAATTTAGTTAGTCCGCAGATACCGGCCGCAATTACGTTGTAGGATTGATTTTTGATGCTTTCCTGCATCAATTCTTTGTATTCGGGATTAACTGTGCTGGCAAGTTTTATAATCGCAGCAGCTCTGGCAATTGTCTTTTTGTCGTTTTTGGCAATGTTAAGCAGGCTTTTTAAGGCTGCATTTTTAGTTTGATTATCTTCTAATCCAATTGCTTTAATACTTAAAACGCGTACATCGTCTTGTTGGTCTTCTAATCCTGCCAACAAAACAAGCTGTGCATCCTGACTTTTATCTGCAGTAGCAAATTTTACGGCTTCGATTCTGTTAAAATAGGAAGGCGCATTTTTATATTGAAAAAGATAATCGGCTATTTTTTTGTTGTCAATAATTTTGCCTACTAAGATTTTATCAGGATCCAGGTCTGTAAAATTGGGCTGTGCCGGTACATCAAAACTAAAAGTTTGCTCTTTTTTGTCAATTAAGATTTCTTTTCTAATTTTAGTTCCATTCACATAAAAATCCACTTTTAGCGGTAAGCTGAATGTCTGAACCGAGTTGTCTTGTATTTGTTTTACGGCAATGGTAGCTTTTCCGTCAGCATATCCGTATTCAACATTTAAAATTGGGTTTCCGCCTTGGTAATACCATTGATTAAAATAAGGACTCCAGTCTTTTCCGGTAACCTCTTCCATAGCTAAACGCAGTTGGTGTGATTCTCCCGATTTATAAGCATTTGTCGTTAAATAATGATTTAAGGATTTAAAAAAGGCTTCATCGCCCATTTGATTTTTTAGCGCATACAAGATAATCGATCCTTTAGAATAGCTGATATTATCAAACATATCGTCTTGGTTTTGATAATGAAAACGAGCTAAGACAGGACTGTCTCCATTTTTTTGAGAGCGCAGGTAATTTTGTAATTTTTCATAACGAGATTTATCTTCTGCGTCTTGTCCTGCATCATGACCGTGCCAAAGTACCTCACCAAAAGTGGCGAAAGATTCATTCATGGTTAAGTTTGACCAGGATTCAGCGGTAACATAATCTCCAAACCATTGATGAAAAAGTTCATGAGCAATGGTACTCTCTTGGTTATCGTCTAATAATTCTCTTTCTGTTTTTTGTACGTATTCGCCATGTAAAGTGGCAGATGTATTTTCCATTGCTCCCGAAACAAAATCTCTGGCTACTACTTGTGAATATTTCGCCCAAGGATATTCCACACCCAACATTTTGCTGTAAAACGCCATCATATCAGGTGTTTTTCCAAAAATTTGTTTGGCGTAAGGCGCATACTTTGGCTCCAGATAATAACTTACTTCTTTTCCTTTATAGGGAGTATCTTTATAGACTTTAAAATCACCAACAGCCATCATAAATAAATAAGGAGAATGCGGTAATTCCATTTTCCAGGTATCGGTACGCGTTCCGTCTTTATTTACTTTTTGCGCGGTTAATTTCCCGTTGGATAAGGTGGTGTATTTGCCCTCAACCGTCATAGCGATTTCAGAAGTTGTTTTCTGATTGGGTTTGTCAATAGTAGGAAACCAGGCCGAAGAGGCTTCTGTTTCGCCTTGTGTCCAGATTTGAACGGGTTTGTCTCCTTTTCCGTCCGGATTTATAAAGTACAATCCTCTTGCATCTGTGATGGCATTACTCCCTTTGGCTTTCAATTGATCCGGTTTTGCCGTATAATCGATGTAAATAGTATAATTTTCTGTGCTTTTGTATTTTCTGTTTAGCGTAATAAAAAGTTGTTCGTTATTATAGCTGTATTTTAAAGGAATACTTTTTTTTCCGTCCATAACGGCAATTTCTTTGATGTCCATTCCTTTGGCATCTAGCGTAAGCGCATCGGTTTCGTAAAAATGAGGTTTCAGCGTAAGCCATTCTTTTCCATACAAAAAACGTTTTCCATAATCAAAAGACACTTCTAGTTTGGTATGCAGTATATCATGAACTTTTAACGGTGTAACTCTGTAAATCGACAGATCGCTTTTGTTCTGATCTGCATTTTGTGCCTCTATATTTTGGCAGCCCAACAAGACAATGCTAAAAAAGGTGTATTTTAAAAAATGTTTATTCATGATATTATAATTTATATGGGTAGTTTTATAGTTTTTCAATAATTCGAACCTCACCGTCTTTTTCATCCTCGGTCAAAGGAGTTGATTGCTTTTTAGTATATACTTGTAAGGTCCATTGAATAATTTTGTTGGAAGGATATAACGAAGCTTGATTTTTTAACCATGCTGTTGCTTTTTCTGCTGAAGAAGTTTTTTCAATAGCCCAAGCGGACACAAGCTGATTTGCCGGTAAAAAATTCATAACGGTATTGTCTATTTTTGGATTAAAAGTAAGAATTTTTTCTAAGGATTGTTTTGCTGAATCCAAATTATTAAGGCTGGTATAACAGTGATAATCTAACCAGTTTTCAAGTCTTTCATCAATATCTTCCTCATATGGTTTTCCAACACCCAGATTTTGAGGCCACAACTTGGCATCGGCGATAAATTGTAAGGCTTTTTTGTACTGTTTGTTTTTTATTTGGTTTAATGCCTGCATGAGTTTGGCTTCGTGATAAAGTTGCCGTCCTATAGTTGCTCCTTCAAACGGAAGAATTTCTAATTTAGTCAAAAACGTATCTGCTTCTGCATATTTTTTGTTTAACAATAAAGTTTTGGCGTATAACATTCCCATGATATAATTCGTGGAATGTTGTTTGTAAAAAGGAGCTGCAATGGCCAGCGCTTTGTCATATTGTTTTTGATTGATATAATGCTCTGCCAGTAATTTAGGATATCTCCAGCTCTGATTATCTAATTTAGCAGCCTGTTGCAGGCTCGATACGACCAATTGAGCGTCTTCTTTCATTAAAGCCGCTTTTGCCGCATAAAAAGCCGGATCTGCTGGTTGGCTGCCGCATTGTAGAAACAATTCTTTAGCTTTTGAAAGCGTATTGCGATTCCATTCTATTAAAGCCAAATGATATTTCAATTGCCATTGCCCGTTTGTTTGGATTAATTTCTCCAGAATTTCAGCAGTTTCAGGACGGAAAGGAAAACTGGTTCCGGGTTGTATTTTACTTAAATCAACGGCTTTATTTTCTAAAAAAGCCATCCAATAGATAATTTCAGCATTTGGAACGGCAAGAGCAAAAACTTTTAAAGCTTCCTCTTTGCGATTCAATTGTTGATACCAAATCCCTAATTCCAAATAAGTTTGTTCCGGCATTTCATTTCGAATGAGTGAAGTAAAATGCACTTTTGAAGCTGCTGATTTTTCCCAAAGATATTTTTCAAACCCTGCGAAATGATTCAACGGATCAATGGAGTTTATTTGATTTAATAAAGCGGTGGCTTTTTCGGAATTGTTTTGCAAGCGGTAAATCACAGCTAACAATTGTAAACCTTCTAAATTATATGGATTGTTTAGCAGACTTTTTTCTGCGTATTCGATTGCTTTTGCTTGTTGGTTTTCGTTGAAATAAAGTTTACTCAATTGCGTGTAAGCAGCAGAGCGGTATTCGACACTTGAGGCTGCAATGTCAAAACCATCCTTAGCATCCGTATTATTTCCCAAATGTAAATTGGCTAAAGCATAATAATAGTTTGCAGCAGGATCGTAAGTATTTATTGCCAAAGCCTTACTTGCGGTTGCAATTGCTTCCTTGTATTGCAGTTTTCTAATTTGTAAAGAAGCCAGATCGGATAGAGCAGGAGCGTAGTTCGGATCTATTTTCAGGCAAGCCGACAATTTTTCTTCTGCTTTTATGTAATCTTTAAAACTAATGTAATTTTTTCCTTGAAGATACAATCCGTAAAGGGAATTGTTGTCAAAATCTTTTGGTATTTCTAAAGGACGACTTAGATTTCCGTCTTCAGGATCTGAATTCCAAACTAATTTATTTTCGCCAAGCGTAAGTCTTATTTTATTTGGATTAACCGAAACTTGAACAGAGTCTTTGAAGGTTTCTAAGGTCGAAAGCGAAATGTCTTTAGAATAAATTTTCTTTTCATTATCAAAAACTTCGAGTTTGTCTTTTATTTTTTGAAGTGGCGAAAAATAAATTTTCAGCCAGCCGTTTTCATTTTTTACATTTATAGAACCATAGTTGTTTGCTTTTACGAAACCTTTGGTCTGCTTTACAGGAAACCAGTATTCGGTCCAGGAATCTGTTTGGTAGGGTGCAAAAGAGCGTTGTTTAAAAGGAGTAAAGCTACTGTTTTCACTTGCCTGATTGAACAATCTTCCGCTTTGTACTTCAACATATTGTCCGTCTGTATCGGTTAATAATTTTTCCCAGATCATTCCTTGTTGCGACAGTCCCCAAATCCATATTTTTTTACCTGCTTTATCATCGTGATTGCTGTATCTTCCCATTCCAAAGTCTTCGTCATGCCAATAACCACCAAAGAAATCAGTATATTTTCCAAAAACATGATAAGATTTATAACCGCCAAAATCATTATTTTTATAGAAAGAGATCTCCTTGCCATTTTGTTTGTTGATAGGCCAGGCATTGTGCTCACCGTCATGACCCAGGTAGGTAGTGCCCGGATAAATAAACTGCAGATTTCCGGCGGCTTTGATTCCCGTATTCATCCAGGTGTAATAAGGCTGTTCGAATTCGGTTGAATTAAACCAAAACGAATTGGTGGTAAAATAAGCCTTGTCTTTTGGCAGATTAATATCCAGTTTCCACGACGTACGGGTCAGTAAATCTAAAACCTGAATCACACAACTCACACTTCCGTCTTCTCTGTTAATGGTTATAAAATCAACCGGAGTAGCACAATTTGGTGTATGTCCAATAATTCCATAATTGCCTTCTACGCCACCGCTTGTCCAAGGTCCACGCATGGCGATATCTCTGAACTTAATTACATGGTTGTTGTAAACGAAGTCTTTTCCGGTAGCTTTTTCTACGGCTGACCAAAGTTTTCCGCCTACTTCGGGCAGAATCATTAATTTGATATAGTCATTCTCCAATTCAATGACCTTCCATCCTTTTTGAATCGGTTTATCAGTAAAACCATCAAAACGGAAGTACGGATAAATTTTGGTGTCCGGTTTCGGAATCGGATCCGGATCTGAGAATGGATAGGTGGTGAATACTTTTTGGTATTCTTTTATTGTTGGTTGGTTTTGAGCATTTGAAAAAAGGCTTCCGAAGAGCAGAAAGGGAACGAATAGTTTAAGTTTCATAGGGAGCGATTTATTGTTTCGTATTTTTTTGCCACAGATTAAAAGGATTAAAAAAGATTTTTTTTCTTTTTTGTTTTTCACGCAGATTTGGCAGATTTTTTTTTAGCATCTGCAAAATTTGCGTGTTATTTTATCTTTTCATCTGTGCTAAAAACGATTTTGCTTTTGCCACAGATTAAAAGGATTAGAAAAGATTTTTTTCTTTTTTGTTTTCACGCAGATTTAGCAGATTTTTTTTAGCATCTGCAAAATCTGCGTGCTATTTTATCTTTACATCTGTGTTAAATACGATTTTACTTTTGCCACAGATTAAAAAGGATTTTTTTAAATAAATTAATCTGTGTTAATCTGTGAAATCATTGGCTAAAAAACATTTTCAATTTGTGTTAATTCGTGCAATTCGTGTTTAATTTTTACTTTTGCATTGTCATTTCCGATTGCTATCAGGATAACAAGATTAAAAAAGATTTTTTGCAATCTTGTCAATTTCTACGGGTGAGAAATCTCCGAAAGAAACTCCACAATCTTTGTCGAGCTGCTGGTGAAGATTCTTCGTTCCTCAGAATGACAAACTGGGCGGTCAATCTGTGAAATCAGTGGCAAGAAAACATTTTCAATTTGTGTTAATTCGTGCAATTCGTGTTTAATTTTTACTTTTGCATTGTCATTTCCGATTGCTATCGGGATAACAAGATTAAAAAAGATTTTTGCAATCTTGTCAATTTCTACGGGTGAGAAATCTCCGAAAGAAACTCGACAATCTTTGTCGAGCTGCTTGTGAAGATTCTTCGTTCCTCAGAATGACAAACTGGGCGGTCAATCTGTGAAATCAGTAGCAAGAAAACATTTTCAATTTGTGTTAATTCGTGCAATTCGTGTTTCAATCTGGATAAAGCATTACTTAACAATAAGCAACCACCCTTTACCTTTAGCGACCGGAATTTCATCCTTTGCCGTAAAAGTTTGCGCAGGCTGGAAATTAGCCACTTCCAGCGCTGTAATTGTCGCTTTGGCAGGATTGATTCCCAGTTTTTTCCAGTCGATGTTTAATTTTACTTTTACATCAGTATCTGCCCAGCTTGCGATTGAAATTAAGGCTGTACCGTTCTTTTTGTAAACCGTTGCCAATACTTTTTCGTTAGTTGTTTTTACCGGACAGTTTTCGCTCCAATAACCAATCATTTCAGAGCCTTTAATGCCGAAAGTATCCCATAATTTCCAGATTGGTCTTGGGTCTGCATTGTGACTCCAAGGCATTCTGTTGGTCATTCCGTAAACCATTCCTCTCCATGGATTTCCTCCATCTTGCAGCATTTCTCCCATTAATCCAAAAGGAATACCGCTCACTTCAGTTAAGAAAAAGTCAGGATTGTTTTTTTCATAGTCAAAATACTCTCCAAACCACAGTTTATTGATGTATGGAAAGTGTTCCATATACAAATTAGCACTATTGTTAAAACCATCACTTTTGTTGTATTGATTGGCACTGTGCAAATCGATGATTCCGGGGTGACCGTCTTTGGTAAGCACTCTTTTGATACGTTTCATGGTAATTCTGTCAAAAGCCACATCGTCAAGATAGACACCATCGATACCAACGTTTTGTGTCAGCCAATTCATTCCTTCCACATAATAATTGTGCCAACGATTCATACCGCTGTTTACAATGGCAGCATCTTTTATTTCGGGAACAAACCAGGCTGCGATATAATCATCACCCACATGCTCCTGTAGCCAGGAGAATCCGCCTCCTTTACCCGGAGAATAAATTTCGTGACCCAAACTTCTTAAAGCAAAAGTTTCATAAGCTTTATTAGAAACCTCTCTTACGGTGTTGTAAATTTTTACTTTTAATCCTTTTTGATGCGCTTCATCAATGTACTCTTTCATTTTTTTGAATTCAATAAAA is a window from the Flavobacterium cupriresistens genome containing:
- a CDS encoding DUF5107 domain-containing protein, which translates into the protein MKLKLFVPFLLFGSLFSNAQNQPTIKEYQKVFTTYPFSDPDPIPKPDTKIYPYFRFDGFTDKPIQKGWKVIELENDYIKLMILPEVGGKLWSAVEKATGKDFVYNNHVIKFRDIAMRGPWTSGGVEGNYGIIGHTPNCATPVDFITINREDGSVSCVIQVLDLLTRTSWKLDINLPKDKAYFTTNSFWFNSTEFEQPYYTWMNTGIKAAGNLQFIYPGTTYLGHDGEHNAWPINKQNGKEISFYKNNDFGGYKSYHVFGKYTDFFGGYWHDEDFGMGRYSNHDDKAGKKIWIWGLSQQGMIWEKLLTDTDGQYVEVQSGRLFNQASENSSFTPFKQRSFAPYQTDSWTEYWFPVKQTKGFVKANNYGSINVKNENGWLKIYFSPLQKIKDKLEVFDNEKKIYSKDISLSTLETFKDSVQVSVNPNKIRLTLGENKLVWNSDPEDGNLSRPLEIPKDFDNNSLYGLYLQGKNYISFKDYIKAEEKLSACLKIDPNYAPALSDLASLQIRKLQYKEAIATASKALAINTYDPAANYYYALANLHLGNNTDAKDGFDIAASSVEYRSAAYTQLSKLYFNENQQAKAIEYAEKSLLNNPYNLEGLQLLAVIYRLQNNSEKATALLNQINSIDPLNHFAGFEKYLWEKSAASKVHFTSLIRNEMPEQTYLELGIWYQQLNRKEEALKVFALAVPNAEIIYWMAFLENKAVDLSKIQPGTSFPFRPETAEILEKLIQTNGQWQLKYHLALIEWNRNTLSKAKELFLQCGSQPADPAFYAAKAALMKEDAQLVVSSLQQAAKLDNQSWRYPKLLAEHYINQKQYDKALAIAAPFYKQHSTNYIMGMLYAKTLLLNKKYAEADTFLTKLEILPFEGATIGRQLYHEAKLMQALNQIKNKQYKKALQFIADAKLWPQNLGVGKPYEEDIDERLENWLDYHCYTSLNNLDSAKQSLEKILTFNPKIDNTVMNFLPANQLVSAWAIEKTSSAEKATAWLKNQASLYPSNKIIQWTLQVYTKKQSTPLTEDEKDGEVRIIEKL
- a CDS encoding M1 family metallopeptidase, which translates into the protein MNKHFLKYTFFSIVLLGCQNIEAQNADQNKSDLSIYRVTPLKVHDILHTKLEVSFDYGKRFLYGKEWLTLKPHFYETDALTLDAKGMDIKEIAVMDGKKSIPLKYSYNNEQLFITLNRKYKSTENYTIYIDYTAKPDQLKAKGSNAITDARGLYFINPDGKGDKPVQIWTQGETEASSAWFPTIDKPNQKTTSEIAMTVEGKYTTLSNGKLTAQKVNKDGTRTDTWKMELPHSPYLFMMAVGDFKVYKDTPYKGKEVSYYLEPKYAPYAKQIFGKTPDMMAFYSKMLGVEYPWAKYSQVVARDFVSGAMENTSATLHGEYVQKTERELLDDNQESTIAHELFHQWFGDYVTAESWSNLTMNESFATFGEVLWHGHDAGQDAEDKSRYEKLQNYLRSQKNGDSPVLARFHYQNQDDMFDNISYSKGSIILYALKNQMGDEAFFKSLNHYLTTNAYKSGESHQLRLAMEEVTGKDWSPYFNQWYYQGGNPILNVEYGYADGKATIAVKQIQDNSVQTFSLPLKVDFYVNGTKIRKEILIDKKEQTFSFDVPAQPNFTDLDPDKILVGKIIDNKKIADYLFQYKNAPSYFNRIEAVKFATADKSQDAQLVLLAGLEDQQDDVRVLSIKAIGLEDNQTKNAALKSLLNIAKNDKKTIARAAAIIKLASTVNPEYKELMQESIKNQSYNVIAAGICGLTKFSADEADKALNSLDEDTKNHVTPLIKRFNSQKY
- a CDS encoding sugar-binding protein, which codes for MSTILKEYQVKFTNQNVKINASDLDFQCWEKANCLTDFCSPWNTDPFSKIEFRALWDFDNLYFNFKVFDGDIHIDQKDDSIDSIGNSDRVELFFRKNEAMSPYYCLEMDTAARIMDFEAFPNHNFDFKWNWPRTDLKLEASKEDGFFTVQGKISMASLKALDLIHNNTIETGVFRAKFSEKADSQYEATWISWVNPNTETPNFHIASSFGRFVLIE